GATACCCTCGGCATCCTACGGTACAAATCCACAGCCAATGCCACGAGCAGTGTCGTCCAAGAAGCCAGTGATGTCATCAGTTCCTACCTCAAAAGTGAGAATGACGGAGATCCAATTACCTCCACCTCTCTCCCTTCAAACGGACTACAGCTCTACCCTATCCCAAGCTCCAATCAATTGACACTTGCTAGCGAACAGCTCATGTCAATGAATGCCACAGTACGAGTACTTGACCTCACAGGGCGTCAATACGCAGCGTATCACGTTCGCCAAAATACCCAAGGAAAACAACAAGTATCTTTAGTAAACCTGCCAAAGGGAGTCAACATCCTAGAAGTTACCTATGACGACCAGACCACAGTACGAAGACGCTTTGTCAAAAACTAAGTGACACTAACGATGAACAAACGGTGAATCACCAGTCGTCCACGTACTTCCAACTGCACGAAATAAAATTCAGCCGCTAAGGGTTACACTCGCAAGTACTCATCCTCTCTAGCATGCGCTGGTGGCGCATGCTAGAGAGGATTATTTTCTTTATTGTATTAAGAGGTCAAGAAAAAACCTACAACCAAATCTACGCTTCAATGAGAGCCTATGGACTAGAATCACTTATACAGTAGTACTTCTCTCGTGGCAACAAACCAGTTTCCATGAAAATGAGCTTGAACAATAATCGACTAAAAACAGCTCAATATTTGGATAAATTGTCCGACGCGCCCCATATTCACATCTTATTTACCGTTGTAAATAAAAGCCTCATTTTTTACCCACAGGTTTCATGAATAATTTACAATTAAGTTTAGATTAGCAAGATCAATGAGTAAAATCGGCTTTTACAATACGGACTATAAAATTCAATCCAAAAGGATTTATCGTGCCGTGTTGTTTGGAAACTTAGCCGTTGCGGCAGCACTGTTGGTCACCGAATGGTTTGTTGATCTAAAAGTCGCCCCACTTTGGTTGTATTTGACCTATTTCGTGGTAAGTCTAGGGGTCACACTAGAGAGCTTCACCAACTACGAATCAAAATTAAGCCGATTTCTTCTGCCCTTGATCATACTTGGCATGATCGAGTATGCCTTTTTTGTCCAACCGGACTCTTTCAAAACCATGGTCTTTTGGTTGCCGTTTATCCCTACAGTAGCACTAATCACTCAGGGATTACGCGCTTCTCAATTGTGGGCACTTTTCGTAGTGTTCGTATACATGATCAACTCCTATTATGTAAAAATCACATTGGGAGAAAATTACACACTGATTGTCTTTCGCCAACCCACGTTTATTGCAGGTATTATCTTTATGGTTGCCCTTCTTGCTTGTTTGTATTTGCTGTATGGTCTACTCGGCAGTGCATACCAACAATCCATGGATCGCAATGCAGAATTGACCGCATTGAAAAACAACGCTGAACGCAAACAAAGTATTCTCCACGAATACAATGCAGCGATGATCAACCTCACTCGAAATGATCAGGCTCAGGAGTTGTCGCAACTGATCGAAAACATCGGTCGTATCATTAGTGTCGTGCTAAATGTCAACCGAATCAGCATTTGGATGTTCAATGAGGACCGAAGCAAATTGACCAAACAATACTTGCTAGACGATGGTGTAGTATCCACCGAACCTACCACTCTCACCCAACAAGACTACCCTCGATACTTTGAGGCATTGGAAACCAAACCATTCATCATGGCTCCCATCGCCAGTACCCATCCCGATACGATGGAATTTCAACAAGACTACCTGACCCCATTTGATATTCGGTCCATGCTGGATTGTCCGATCCTCAAGGACAACGTACGAATGGGTGTCATCTGCTGCGAAAACAAAAAATATGTAAGAAACTGGAGTACCGAAGAGGCGCTAACAGTACAATCCATGGCGGATTACATCGCCTCCCACTTCAAAAATGAAAAAATCAAAGATTTGATGGATCAATTGCAGCTGCAAAACAACGAACTGCTAGAACAAGGGGAAGAAATCGCACACATGAATCAAGAACTTCACGCATTGAACCAAAAATTGATAGAGAACAA
The DNA window shown above is from Reichenbachiella sp. 5M10 and carries:
- a CDS encoding GAF domain-containing protein, which gives rise to MSKIGFYNTDYKIQSKRIYRAVLFGNLAVAAALLVTEWFVDLKVAPLWLYLTYFVVSLGVTLESFTNYESKLSRFLLPLIILGMIEYAFFVQPDSFKTMVFWLPFIPTVALITQGLRASQLWALFVVFVYMINSYYVKITLGENYTLIVFRQPTFIAGIIFMVALLACLYLLYGLLGSAYQQSMDRNAELTALKNNAERKQSILHEYNAAMINLTRNDQAQELSQLIENIGRIISVVLNVNRISIWMFNEDRSKLTKQYLLDDGVVSTEPTTLTQQDYPRYFEALETKPFIMAPIASTHPDTMEFQQDYLTPFDIRSMLDCPILKDNVRMGVICCENKKYVRNWSTEEALTVQSMADYIASHFKNEKIKDLMDQLQLQNNELLEQGEEIAHMNQELHALNQKLIENNGSLESTVAERTKELQNQNKQLKEYAFVNSHMLRAPISNILGLVNLLENKQSNTDNKDITIALSQSAKNLDKIARKISSTLEDGSTLTRKDIDYLINKQFHSKENK